In Halorussus limi, a genomic segment contains:
- a CDS encoding serine hydrolase, producing MRPDPPAVETRAELAEYVESYADRLDGRLGVFLGFPRGPDEFDAVVRRNAETAFAAASTVKLPVLYALYDEYDGRLDDLDRTREIASENRVAGSGLYHLLSATDPSVEDLARAMIAVSDNAATNELINLLGTDRIEAAAADLGMERTRLRRKMMATLGDNDLEPTRDWPADEPANATSPADCARFFADVVHRATLSAAAYDRLLVPLREQKHTMLFPRYLPMDVSLTHKTGRLPTAALDAGYVEPPTESDASDSALPDPDDPPLVFAVFADGLDTGTDGADAIAEIGDAAFSWLSSRSA from the coding sequence ATGAGGCCAGACCCGCCCGCCGTCGAGACGCGCGCCGAACTCGCCGAGTACGTCGAGTCCTACGCCGACCGCCTCGACGGCCGACTCGGCGTCTTCCTCGGGTTCCCCCGCGGCCCGGACGAGTTCGACGCGGTGGTTCGGCGGAACGCCGAGACCGCGTTCGCCGCGGCGAGCACCGTCAAACTCCCCGTCCTCTACGCGCTCTACGACGAGTACGACGGCCGCCTCGACGACCTCGACCGGACCCGCGAAATCGCATCCGAGAACCGGGTCGCGGGGAGCGGTCTCTACCACCTGCTCTCGGCGACCGACCCGTCGGTCGAGGACCTCGCTCGCGCGATGATAGCGGTCAGCGACAACGCCGCGACGAACGAACTCATCAACCTCCTCGGGACTGACCGAATCGAGGCCGCGGCGGCCGACCTCGGGATGGAGCGGACCCGCCTGCGCCGGAAGATGATGGCGACGCTCGGCGACAACGACCTCGAACCGACCCGCGACTGGCCGGCGGACGAACCCGCGAACGCCACCTCGCCGGCCGACTGCGCGCGCTTCTTCGCCGACGTGGTCCACCGGGCGACCCTCTCGGCGGCGGCCTACGACCGGTTGCTGGTTCCGCTCCGCGAGCAGAAGCACACGATGCTGTTCCCGCGCTACCTCCCGATGGACGTCTCTCTGACGCACAAGACCGGCCGACTCCCGACCGCCGCGCTCGACGCCGGGTACGTCGAACCGCCGACCGAATCCGACGCGTCGGATTCGGCCCTTCCCGACCCCGACGACCCGCCGCTCGTCTTCGCGGTGTTCGCCGACGGACTCGACACCGGGACCGACGGGGCCGACGCCATCGCAGAAATTGGGGACGCGGCGTTCTCGTGGCTGTCGAGTCGCTCGGCGTGA
- a CDS encoding MATE family efflux transporter, with protein sequence MDRAVDDSITEGGLLGPMFKLAWPIVVIQLLQVTYNIADTFWLGRLSADAVGALSLAFPLIFLLISIAGGFTTAGSILVAQYTGADSEGSAGEVAGQIVSFVTLLALALSVLGYFATEPMLGALPSQAQTTDQIVPLARQYMEVFFLGLPFLFGFFVFTSLMRGYGDTRTPMRVMFVSVALNVVLDPLLIFGYGPFPAMEIEGAALATILSRGVASVLGFYVLFVAKAGPDVEVADLVPDLGYIWDIVRIGVPSTVEQSMSALAMITLTAMVVQFAPPVVSAYGLGNRLASLVFLPAMGLGRATNTMVGQNLGAGKADRAERAVWIAAKAGAAVMFVVAVVAALVPEPIVSVFLATGSEAARATVRHGSTYLRIRSVEFVFMAVLQVMLGAYRGAGNTKTAMAFSMVALWVGRVPTVYYLAFVAGIGATGIWVGMALGSILGAIAATLWFTRGTWKETVIDEDEAVADGEETAERPETPETPGAPAAESPDLSEASGPSEGK encoded by the coding sequence ATGGACCGCGCAGTCGACGACAGTATCACCGAGGGAGGCCTCCTCGGCCCGATGTTCAAGCTCGCGTGGCCCATCGTCGTCATCCAGCTGTTGCAGGTGACGTACAACATCGCCGACACGTTCTGGCTCGGACGGCTGTCGGCGGACGCGGTGGGCGCGCTGAGCCTCGCGTTCCCCCTCATCTTCCTGCTCATCTCCATCGCCGGCGGGTTCACCACCGCGGGGTCGATTCTCGTCGCCCAGTACACCGGTGCCGACAGCGAGGGGTCGGCCGGCGAGGTGGCGGGCCAAATCGTCTCGTTCGTCACCCTGTTGGCGCTCGCGCTGAGCGTCCTCGGCTACTTCGCCACCGAACCGATGCTCGGGGCGCTCCCGAGTCAGGCCCAGACGACCGACCAGATCGTCCCGTTGGCCAGACAGTACATGGAGGTGTTCTTCCTCGGTCTCCCCTTCCTGTTCGGCTTCTTCGTGTTCACGTCGCTGATGCGCGGGTACGGCGACACGCGGACGCCGATGCGCGTGATGTTCGTCTCGGTCGCGCTCAACGTCGTGTTGGACCCGCTGCTCATCTTCGGCTACGGTCCGTTTCCCGCGATGGAGATAGAGGGCGCGGCGCTCGCGACCATCCTCTCGCGGGGCGTCGCCAGCGTGCTCGGCTTCTACGTCCTCTTCGTCGCGAAGGCCGGGCCGGACGTGGAGGTCGCCGACCTCGTTCCCGACCTCGGATACATCTGGGACATCGTGCGCATCGGCGTCCCCTCGACCGTCGAACAGTCGATGAGCGCGCTGGCGATGATAACCCTGACCGCGATGGTCGTCCAGTTCGCGCCGCCCGTGGTCTCGGCCTACGGTCTGGGCAACCGACTCGCGTCGCTGGTCTTCCTGCCCGCGATGGGACTGGGCCGGGCGACCAACACGATGGTCGGCCAGAACCTCGGCGCGGGCAAGGCCGACCGGGCCGAGCGCGCGGTCTGGATAGCCGCCAAGGCGGGCGCGGCCGTGATGTTCGTGGTCGCGGTCGTCGCGGCGCTCGTCCCGGAACCCATCGTTTCGGTGTTCCTCGCGACCGGGAGCGAGGCCGCCCGCGCCACGGTCCGCCACGGGTCGACCTACCTCCGGATTCGCTCGGTCGAGTTCGTCTTCATGGCGGTCCTGCAGGTCATGCTCGGGGCCTACCGCGGCGCTGGCAACACCAAGACCGCGATGGCGTTCTCGATGGTCGCGCTCTGGGTCGGCCGCGTGCCGACGGTGTACTACCTCGCGTTCGTCGCGGGCATCGGCGCGACCGGCATCTGGGTCGGGATGGCGCTCGGGAGCATCCTCGGCGCTATCGCGGCCACGCTCTGGTTCACCCGGGGGACGTGGAAGGAGACGGTCATCGACGAGGACGAGGCGGTCGCGGACGGCGAGGAGACCGCCGAGCGCCCAGAAACGCCGGAGACGCCCGGCGCACCGGCCGCGGAGTCACCCGACCTGTCGGAGGCCTCGGGCCCGTCCGAGGGCAAGTAG